From Paenibacillus sp. V4I7, one genomic window encodes:
- a CDS encoding ABC-F family ATP-binding cassette domain-containing protein, translating to MSVIRLENVTKKYEESLIFRDIYFRVTQGERIGLIGRNGAGKSTVFKLIMGQEEPTSGKVEIDPQVKVGYFSQFSEMRGSLSVQQELEMCFEQVALIERELKEVGEKLGVITDDGEMDRLLTRQAELFEQMEHLDGWNVSVEINTVLTKLGFNERSRNQPIDELSGGWRNRAALAKMLIELPDVVLLDEPTNYLDMEGIAWLEQWLYRFKGAMILVSHDRQFIDKVVTRTIEIENYHFQEYEGNYTDYIRKKKMRKKELDRQFEWEEELLLMESEAIDSRATKKSSKDRLSRQLADNKKRIEPHPVNVLITDIYERLRFPDKLCEVKKIGQTYDDRSIFQNVSFDIQKEDRLVIVGPNGSGKSTLIKVLTGQEKPESGEVIWEKGVSYAYFNRMWEELNPKDTVSHAVNTYGLGLDAPRKKVNKFLAMLQFSEMDLSKFIGNLSGGQKARVALAKCLLSGAAVIILDEPTNHLDLTSIQVMEQALIHFPGAVITVSHDRFFIDKIGTKMLTFDPELGISEQNL from the coding sequence ATGAGTGTAATTCGTTTGGAGAACGTCACTAAGAAATATGAAGAGTCCCTGATCTTTCGCGATATCTATTTTCGCGTGACCCAAGGAGAGCGTATTGGCCTAATCGGACGGAACGGTGCCGGTAAGTCGACGGTTTTCAAGTTGATTATGGGTCAAGAAGAGCCAACGTCCGGAAAAGTGGAAATAGATCCGCAGGTTAAAGTAGGGTACTTCTCCCAATTCTCGGAAATGCGCGGAAGCCTGTCCGTTCAGCAAGAGCTAGAAATGTGCTTCGAGCAAGTCGCTCTTATTGAGCGTGAACTTAAGGAAGTTGGAGAAAAACTCGGTGTGATCACCGATGACGGCGAAATGGATCGGCTGTTGACAAGGCAGGCGGAGCTTTTCGAACAAATGGAGCATTTGGATGGCTGGAACGTATCCGTCGAGATTAACACAGTTCTTACGAAGCTGGGGTTCAACGAGAGGTCTCGCAATCAGCCTATCGATGAGTTGTCCGGAGGTTGGAGAAACCGTGCTGCGCTCGCCAAGATGCTAATTGAGCTACCTGATGTCGTCTTGCTCGACGAACCGACGAATTACTTGGATATGGAAGGTATAGCGTGGTTGGAGCAGTGGTTGTATCGGTTCAAAGGCGCTATGATTCTGGTGTCGCATGACCGGCAATTTATTGACAAAGTAGTCACGCGAACGATCGAGATCGAGAACTATCATTTTCAGGAATATGAAGGGAATTACACCGACTACATCCGCAAAAAGAAGATGCGCAAGAAGGAATTGGACCGCCAGTTCGAGTGGGAGGAAGAGCTACTTCTCATGGAGTCAGAAGCCATCGACAGCCGTGCAACCAAGAAATCTTCTAAGGACCGTCTCTCCCGCCAACTGGCGGATAACAAAAAGCGGATAGAGCCGCACCCCGTCAATGTTTTAATCACTGATATTTATGAGAGACTGCGCTTTCCTGACAAGCTATGCGAAGTCAAGAAAATCGGGCAGACCTACGATGATCGGTCGATCTTTCAGAACGTAAGCTTCGACATTCAGAAGGAAGACCGCTTAGTCATCGTTGGCCCAAACGGAAGCGGGAAGTCCACACTCATTAAGGTGCTTACGGGTCAGGAGAAGCCCGAATCCGGCGAGGTGATCTGGGAGAAGGGCGTCAGCTACGCTTACTTCAACCGGATGTGGGAGGAGCTTAATCCTAAGGATACCGTTAGCCACGCGGTGAATACGTACGGATTGGGACTGGATGCCCCGCGGAAAAAGGTGAACAAGTTTCTAGCCATGCTGCAATTCTCGGAGATGGATCTAAGCAAGTTCATCGGCAACCTATCCGGCGGACAGAAGGCTCGGGTCGCGCTAGCGAAATGCCTTCTGTCCGGTGCCGCGGTCATTATATTGGATGAGCCAACCAATCATTTGGATTTAACGAGCATTCAGGTAATGGAGCAGGCGTTGATCCATTTTCCCGGCGCCGTCATTACGGTAAGCCATGATCGGTTCTTTATTGATAAAATCGGGACAAAAATGCTGACCTTCGACCCGGAATTGGGGATAAGCGAGCAGAATTTGTAA
- a CDS encoding TetR/AcrR family transcriptional regulator gives MDRSAISLRELKKARTKVALYEASLSLIGDKMFRDTMLDDICRKAEISRVTFFKFFQKKEDLLVYFMRVWLTERIIEIEAEGKRGFSVIQHVLHKVAEETEERAGLMPSLISFLAEMNMHPCMPELSEAEVHLLFPGHEEVGAQTPDMYKLFHRCMTEADTDGKLRKEFTVETAVKVLFTVFYGAFLTAQLYGSKDIKGFYNTHLQLLENR, from the coding sequence ATGGATCGGTCAGCTATTTCTTTAAGGGAATTAAAAAAGGCTAGAACCAAAGTGGCATTGTATGAAGCCAGTTTGTCACTAATAGGAGACAAGATGTTTCGAGACACGATGCTCGACGATATTTGCCGGAAGGCGGAAATATCTCGTGTTACGTTCTTTAAATTTTTTCAGAAAAAGGAAGATTTGCTCGTTTATTTTATGCGTGTGTGGTTAACGGAACGTATCATTGAGATCGAAGCGGAGGGTAAACGGGGATTCTCGGTTATCCAGCATGTGCTCCATAAAGTGGCGGAAGAGACTGAGGAAAGAGCGGGATTGATGCCAAGTTTGATATCTTTTTTGGCAGAAATGAACATGCATCCTTGCATGCCGGAATTGAGTGAAGCAGAGGTTCATTTGCTTTTCCCTGGTCATGAGGAAGTTGGCGCGCAGACACCTGACATGTATAAACTGTTTCATCGTTGCATGACCGAGGCGGATACGGATGGAAAGCTAAGAAAAGAATTTACGGTAGAAACAGCAGTAAAGGTTCTGTTTACAGTGTTTTACGGAGCATTTTTGACTGCTCAACTATATGGTTCTAAGGATATTAAGGGCTTTTATAACACCCATCTACAATTGCTTGAAAATAGGTAA